Genomic segment of Nostoc sp. TCL240-02:
CATCTCTGGCATTCCTAAATCACTGATTAACACATCAGGTATGGTCTTGACTATGACAGCTAGCGCCTCTGTTACCGATGCTGCAACAGTTGTTAGTGCCCCATTCTGTTGTAGCAAAAAGTGCAAAAACTCCTGTGTATCAGCATCATCATCAACAATCAATATCTGTAGTCCAGCGATCGCTAACGAGTTAAATTTCTCTCTGCCTCCCCCAGTTTTCTCATCTCCCCTACTCTCTTTGATCACAGGCAGTCTGACAGTAAAAATTGCTCCTTGTCCTTCTCCTGGACTAGCTGCTGTTATAGTTCCACCATGCAACTCTACTAAGTTGCGAACTATTGCCAATCCCAACCCCAGCCCGCCAAATTTTTTGGTTGTACTGCTATCGGCTTGACGAAAATATTCAAATGCGTGGGGGAGGAATTCAGGGGAAATCCCTTGTCCAGTGTCTTTAACTTGAATTAGTGCTGAGTGGGAAGTAAATTCCCCACTTGATGATAGGCTGACTTCCACAGATCCGTTACGGGGAGTGAACTTGACAGCGTTCGAAAGTAAATTCCCTACAACTTGCTGTAAGCGATAATAATCGCCTGACACTTTACCAACATTAGGGTCAAGCTGTATTTTGATCTGGATGGATTTGCTTTCTGCGATTAACCGGACTGTTTCTAATGCAGCATCAATTACAGATGCTAGGTTAACAGTGGCAAAAGTCAGGTTCAACTTACCGCGAATAATTCGGGATACATCCAGCAACTCATCAATTAATTGAATCTGCAATTGAGTATTTCTTTCGATGGTTTCTAAGGCCCGATTGGTAGTAGCTTCATCAAATTTGCGGCTTTTGAGTAGCGATGACCAGCCTAAAATGGGGTTGAGGGGCGATCGCAATTCGTGGGAGAGAATGGCGAGAAACTCATCTTTGTTTCGGTTTGCCTGTTTGAGTTCCTCTGCTTGCTGTCTAAGTGTCTTTTCTAATTGCTTCCTTGGGGTTAAGTCCAGAATAAAACAGATCCAAGATGGCGGATCTTTCTCTACCAAAGCACCACCAATTAGGATGGGAATGCGCGAACCATCTTTGCGGATATATTCTTTTTCAAAAGGATTACATACTCCAACCGTTAAAAGTTGCTCTATCCCCTGCTCATCAAGAGCGTGATATTCCGGTGGAGTCATCTGTTTTCTGCGTACTTTACCTGCTAATAGTTCCTCTCGCGTATAACCCACCATTTCTAAAAAGGCCTCGTTCGCCTCAGTAATATGGTCTGGTGTAGCGAACATAATACCAATAATATTGGAATCAACTAAGCGCCTTAATTGAGTTTCACGCTGGCGTAAATTATTTTCTATCTGTTTGCGCCCAGTAATATCCTGAGCAGTACCCATCATCCGAACTGGCTGCTCGTTGGCTTCGTAAAAGACACGACCTTTAGCAGCAATCCAATGAATGCTACCATCAGACCAAAGACTGCGGTATTCAATGTCATACTCAACCTTTTCCTGAAAACAACGAGCGATCGCTTCATTAATAGGTTGACGGTCTTCTGGATGTATGCAGTTGATAAAAAGCTCATAGTCCATTTCGACTTCTGGGGCGAGTCCAAATAGCTCCTTACATTTCTCTGTCCAAACTAACTCGTTGGTGGTGATATTCCAAAACCACATACCCAGTTCCGCAGCAGTAGTGGCTAACCGAATCCGTTCTTCACTTTCGCGCAGGTTTGTTTCAATTTGCTGGCGTTCGCGCAGCGCAGCTTGCTGTTCGGTAATATCAGTACTAGCACCAACCACCCTAACTACCTGACCATTTGTATCCCGGACAGCAAACCCCTGGTCTTGCACACATAAATAGCGGCCATCTTTGTGACGGAATCGATACTCGATGCTATAACGATTGCCATTGGCCATACTAGTCATAAACTGGTCATTAACTCTTTGTTGGTCATCAGGGTGAATGAGTTTTTGCCACCACTCGAAGGTAGGTTCAGCTTCTTGTTGTGTGTAGCCAAAAACCTGGGTTAAACCCTGAGTTCTTTCCACAGTACTTCTGTGAATTTCCCAGTCATAGATTAGGCAATTAACCGCCGCAGCTGCTAGCTCAAATCTTTCATTACTTTGCCGCAGCGAATTTTCTATGTGTCGTCGCTCTGTAATATCAAAAGCAATACCTAAAAGATATTTCGGTAATCCCTCAACAGTTTTGCTATATACAGTGTCATAGCTACAAAACCAGCGCCACTCTCCATTCGCGTGTCGAATGCGGTACTCAAAACTAAGGACTTCGCCCTGACGCGCAGAATTAAATCTTTCAAAATAAGTAGGGAGTTGAGCTAAATCTTCAGGGTGTAGAAGTTGGATAAATAAATCCTTTCCCATTGCCTGGATCTCTGCTGATGTGTAGCCCCAACCTTGAGCAATTTCGTAATTAACATAAGCATTTCGCTGCTCAATGAGATCATATATGTAGAGTATCCCCGGAAGAGTACCAGCAATTTGTTGCAACAAACGTTGACTATCCCACAGTATCTGAGATTCATTTGCATTAACTTGTTGAATATTTTCAGCAGAGCTAGAGTTTTCCTCTAGCTGCGCGCGCTTAAATTCTGTAATATCCGAAAAAGTTGTGACGATCGCAAAGGGAGTGTTTACTCCTGCTTGGAACAGAGGTTGTGAAGACAACAATAGCCACACTAGCTCACCATTTGGCTTATAAAACCCACAGACCAAATCCAAGCAAGGTTTACCTGTTTTTTGAGCAGCGATCGCTGGGTGAGTTTCGCTAGTTAAAGGAGAGCCATCTTCATGAAGAAATTGCCACTTGGAATCGAGTAAATTTTGCCCTACAAGCTGTTGGGCAGTTAGTCCTAAAATGCGATTGCAAGCTGCGCTGCAAGCCTGAATAGTACCATCCGCCAACTGAAGCACCATTCCCTCTTCTCCACTGGCTAAGAGCGAATAATTTGCTTTTTTACTAACTTGCCGATGCAGCAGCTTTTCATTAGCCAGCTGGTTTTGGGACTTTTCCGCGTCTGGCATTCTGTAAAGTTAAATAAATTTAAAGTTAATTTAAGATTCAACGGCTTGTACTTACATAAATTTTAGCTTTATTTCTTCCATTTTTAGGCAAAATATTACTATCTAGTCGGCTTTTGCAGTTGCCGATACGTCTAAATTTAGAAAGCTATCCAGGGAAGGGTATTAAGATTATGCCGAATTAATCTCAAGTATAAATAAAGTGATGATTATTACACTATTAACATTATGTACTAGTTTTTTAGTTAAAAATTTAAATTTCTTGTGATATATTTCTGTAATCTACAATACCCGTGATGTAGATAATATTGTCGAAGATTTTAAAATTTAGTATTATGTCTAGTCAAGAGCCAAATTCTAATCAAGCATTTCAGCAAACACAGGCTACCGGAACAAAGAAGAAACTACAACCTCCCCCAGACATCAAAAAACCAAAGAAAACTGAATAAAAGCTTTATAGTCAGTTTTAGAGACTTAATTTCAATTAAGTCTCTAAAATCAATTGTCATAAAAATAAATCAGCTTATACCAATTCTATGGGAAGCGGCACAAAATCAACCTTGATAAAACAAGGAGCTTAAGCCCCTTGCTCTGTGCAAACTCAAAAATAATCGGTATTATTTATTTTTCGCTTGAGTCTTTGCCTGCTCTAAAGCTATTTCTTTAATAGCCTGATATGAATTAACATTTGAAGTCCCTTCAATAGCTTTAACTGCCAAATCCTGAACTTGCTTGAGAGCAGATTCAAGTTGTTTAGAAAGATTTTGAATCCGTGTCTCTTGATTAGTAATAGTTTGTTCTAGAGATTGCAGCCTTTGTTCATAAAAACGCTTTTGCCCTTCCACTTCCTTAGAATATAAATCTGATTTTACTTTCGCCTGGTAGTGGGCAATACCTTTGCCTTCTTCTATAGCTTTTTTGATAGCTGCTTCTTTATCTTTCGGAAAAGCCTCTACCTTAGCTTTTAATTCTTCAAATTGTTTCTCTCTCTCAAAAATTGCTTTCTCTCGTTCAGCCCATTGTTTCTCTGTCTCCTGTAGTAATTCTTCTAGTTGTTTATATAATGCTTTCTGCTCTTGTTCGTATTCGTCACTTTGCAGTTGTCGTTGGAGTTCTAAATTATATTTATACTCTGAAGCATCGCGTTGTCGAGTTTTCTTCAAGTTTTCATTCCGTTCTTTTATAGCCCGTTGCTGTTCTTCTTGTTCTTTTCCCCAAATATTTCTTTGTTCTAGTATTTCTTGGAATAAAACTTCGGAACGCTGGTTATATTCTTCCTGATAAGCTTTCGTATTATCTTCATAAGATTGGATGAGAGTATCCAAGACATCATCAGAAATTTCTAAATTGTGCAGTTGTGTTAATTGTTGGATTTCTTCTTCTAAATTTCGCCTGATTTCTTCCAAATTAGAGGCTTTTGTGGTTAGCTGTTCCGATAATTCATTAGCAGCACTGCCAAAACCTAATTGAATCTTTGCCAAGCTTTCAATTGTATTGTTCATCTTCTGTTGGATACTAGAAAGCTGATTCATATCTGTTTTTTGTTCTAATTTAGCCTGTTCTTTAGTTCCAGATTGGTTTTCTTTGGCAGCTTTTTCAAGTTCCAATTTCAGTGCTGCTTTTTCTTTAGCTAACTCCTCATACGCTTGAAGAATTTCTATTTTAGTATTCTTATCAGTCGGCTTTTTCACCACCACAACAAACCTCCTCTTCAGGAATTAAAAATGTTTAAGATGCTAGGGACTCGTAACTATTTAGGGTTAGAACTACCAAAAGCCCTCATAGCTAAGTCTTGTGCTTGTTTTAATGCAGTTTGCAATTGAGCAGAGATACCTTCTATTTGCTCAGACTGTTTCTTAATTGTTTCTTCCAGAGATTGAATTTTTTGCTCATAACTCTGTTTGTTAGATTCCCATTCTCTCTCAAATAAATCAGCCTCAATTTTAGCTTTTTGGCTTGTTTCTTTAATTGCTTCTTCTCTAGCTTTCTTAACGGCCTCTTCAAGTTCGTTAGGAAATGTAGTTACTTTTTGTGTATAGTCTGCAAACAGTGGTTGGTGTTCAGCGAATATCTTTTCTCGTTGCGCCCAATCTTTATCTTTCTTTTGAGAATTCTCTTGTATTTCTCTTTGTTGTTGGCGCTTTATCGCTTCGTAGCTATCTGTATTGAGTTTACGAGTAGTTTCTAACTTATACTGAGATTCTTCTTGTTCCTGCTGGCGCTCTTTGGCTAATAAATCGTTATACTCTTGGAGTTTTTCTTCATACTCGGCTTGCTCTTTTTGCCATTCTTTCCGCCTAATTGTAATTTCTTTTTCTAGTGCTTCCCTTTTGCTGATAGTATCTTGCTCTAGGGTTTTTAATTTTTCTTGGTGCTCTTGACTTAAAATGTCTAGAGTATCCGCTACAACTCTGATTTGTTGAAGCTCTTGTAGGCGTTGAGTTTCAATTTCTATAGCTCGGTTCAATTCATCTAACTTAGAATTTTCCTGAGCCAGTTTTTCAGATAACGCATTGAGAATACTGCCAAACTCCAATTGTAAATCAGCTAAACCTTTGACAATACTATCAACCGTATATGCAGAAGCTGCTTGCAGAATTTCTTGACTTTTTGCCTTGTCTGCTTCCTCTTGTTTGGTTGCTATTTTAGATTCCAGCTTTTTTCTTTGGATAATAATTTGTTGAAATGCTTGCATTAGTTGTTGTTTGCTGTCCTTGACTCCAACTGTAGTCATCTTCCAACTCCCTTCAATAGGCAAATGATTTATTGGGTAGCAAGCCATACCAATGACTACCCTATGCAGACATCAGAGTAGCCTTTAAATCAACATTTTTAACGCAGTGGAAATACTGAAATGATCGATATAGGACAC
This window contains:
- a CDS encoding PAS domain-containing protein: MPDAEKSQNQLANEKLLHRQVSKKANYSLLASGEEGMVLQLADGTIQACSAACNRILGLTAQQLVGQNLLDSKWQFLHEDGSPLTSETHPAIAAQKTGKPCLDLVCGFYKPNGELVWLLLSSQPLFQAGVNTPFAIVTTFSDITEFKRAQLEENSSSAENIQQVNANESQILWDSQRLLQQIAGTLPGILYIYDLIEQRNAYVNYEIAQGWGYTSAEIQAMGKDLFIQLLHPEDLAQLPTYFERFNSARQGEVLSFEYRIRHANGEWRWFCSYDTVYSKTVEGLPKYLLGIAFDITERRHIENSLRQSNERFELAAAAVNCLIYDWEIHRSTVERTQGLTQVFGYTQQEAEPTFEWWQKLIHPDDQQRVNDQFMTSMANGNRYSIEYRFRHKDGRYLCVQDQGFAVRDTNGQVVRVVGASTDITEQQAALRERQQIETNLRESEERIRLATTAAELGMWFWNITTNELVWTEKCKELFGLAPEVEMDYELFINCIHPEDRQPINEAIARCFQEKVEYDIEYRSLWSDGSIHWIAAKGRVFYEANEQPVRMMGTAQDITGRKQIENNLRQRETQLRRLVDSNIIGIMFATPDHITEANEAFLEMVGYTREELLAGKVRRKQMTPPEYHALDEQGIEQLLTVGVCNPFEKEYIRKDGSRIPILIGGALVEKDPPSWICFILDLTPRKQLEKTLRQQAEELKQANRNKDEFLAILSHELRSPLNPILGWSSLLKSRKFDEATTNRALETIERNTQLQIQLIDELLDVSRIIRGKLNLTFATVNLASVIDAALETVRLIAESKSIQIKIQLDPNVGKVSGDYYRLQQVVGNLLSNAVKFTPRNGSVEVSLSSSGEFTSHSALIQVKDTGQGISPEFLPHAFEYFRQADSSTTKKFGGLGLGLAIVRNLVELHGGTITAASPGEGQGAIFTVRLPVIKESRGDEKTGGGREKFNSLAIAGLQILIVDDDADTQEFLHFLLQQNGALTTVAASVTEALAVIVKTIPDVLISDLGMPEMDGYSLIRLLRAMPREEGGEIPAIALTAYAGESDRDRVLAAGFQKHIAKPVQPTELITAIVDLLGQR